A region of Hydrogenimonas thermophila DNA encodes the following proteins:
- the alaS gene encoding alanine--tRNA ligase, which translates to MDIRRAFLDFFASKGHKIYESAPLVPDDATLLFTNAGMVPFKTVFTGEVPVPNPPRAASCQTCIRAGGKHNDLENVGHTARHHTFFEMLGNFSFGDYFKEDAIAYAWEFVTEVLELPVEKLWVTVHESDDEAAEIWAKYVAPDRILRMGDKDNFWQMGDTGPCGPCSEIFYDQGQEHFNGPEDYMGGDGDRFLEIWNLVFMQYERDKDGNLTPLPKPSIDTGMGLERVMAVKEGKLSNYDTELFMPIIRAVEKMVGKPYVYESGASYRVIADHLRSTTFLLAQGVNFSNEGRGYVLRRILRRAVRHGYMLGLREPFMCKLVDVLVEIMGGHYTYLVDKKETVKQLMQLEEERFFATISAGIELFEKELANTKNLFSGSVAFKLYDTYGFPLDLTQDMLKDRGIDVDIAEFERLMQEQRQRAKAAWKGSGDAKVEGDFKALIEEFGKNSFVGYESLTSESKVVALLNDSFERVESLEPEQSGWVMLDTTPFYAESGGQAGDVGVLQSIDTCETVAEVLDTKKFFDLNLSKIKAVTKVCEKDLVKAVVDTSRHEIAKHHSATHLLHSALREILGDHVSQAGSLVEADRLRFDFSHPKALSAEEIASVEKWVNDRVERGIDGETEEMDIESAKAKGAMALFGEKYGDKVRVVSFGDSSIELCGGTHVRNTAEIGMFLITKESGVSAGVRRIEAVCGHSAYEVVKNMRGTLAKVESELKAKDPILGIEKLKSQIKQLKQELVEAQKSKKSDVKAETINGVTVVVDEVEGGDIKAMIDDLKNAHDKVAVMLFQRKGEKVLIAAGQKNTSVKAGAWVKQIAPILGGGGGGRDDFAQAGGKDASKIGEAKEKAMAYLKENL; encoded by the coding sequence ATGGATATAAGACGAGCTTTTTTGGATTTTTTCGCCTCTAAAGGGCATAAGATTTATGAGAGTGCGCCGCTGGTTCCTGATGATGCGACGCTTCTTTTTACCAATGCAGGTATGGTGCCTTTTAAAACAGTTTTTACAGGTGAAGTACCTGTGCCAAATCCTCCTAGAGCGGCAAGTTGTCAAACTTGCATTCGTGCAGGTGGTAAGCATAACGACCTTGAAAATGTTGGTCATACGGCACGTCATCATACATTCTTTGAGATGCTTGGAAACTTTAGTTTTGGCGATTACTTCAAAGAGGATGCCATAGCCTATGCGTGGGAGTTTGTAACTGAAGTGCTTGAACTTCCTGTTGAAAAGCTTTGGGTTACAGTACATGAGAGTGATGACGAAGCTGCAGAGATTTGGGCAAAATATGTTGCACCTGATCGCATTTTGCGTATGGGTGATAAAGATAACTTCTGGCAAATGGGAGATACAGGACCTTGTGGACCGTGTAGTGAAATTTTTTATGATCAGGGTCAAGAGCACTTTAATGGTCCAGAAGACTACATGGGAGGTGACGGAGACAGGTTCTTAGAGATTTGGAACCTTGTCTTTATGCAATACGAGCGTGATAAAGATGGCAATTTAACACCTCTTCCAAAGCCTTCAATCGACACCGGTATGGGTCTTGAACGTGTTATGGCAGTTAAAGAGGGTAAACTAAGCAATTATGACACAGAACTCTTTATGCCAATTATCCGTGCTGTTGAAAAGATGGTTGGTAAGCCGTATGTATATGAGAGTGGTGCAAGTTACCGTGTAATTGCTGATCACTTACGCTCAACAACATTTTTATTGGCTCAAGGTGTGAACTTCTCTAATGAAGGGCGCGGTTATGTGCTTCGCCGTATTCTTCGCCGTGCAGTACGCCATGGCTATATGCTTGGTCTGCGTGAGCCGTTTATGTGCAAACTGGTTGATGTGTTGGTTGAGATAATGGGCGGACACTACACCTACCTTGTAGATAAGAAAGAGACAGTCAAGCAGTTGATGCAGTTAGAAGAGGAGCGTTTCTTTGCGACAATCTCAGCAGGTATAGAGCTGTTTGAAAAAGAGTTGGCAAACACTAAAAATCTCTTTAGCGGTTCTGTTGCTTTCAAACTTTATGACACTTACGGCTTCCCGCTCGATTTGACGCAGGATATGCTTAAAGATAGAGGCATAGATGTTGATATTGCTGAATTTGAGCGTTTGATGCAAGAACAGCGCCAGCGTGCTAAAGCAGCTTGGAAGGGAAGCGGTGATGCCAAGGTTGAGGGTGACTTTAAAGCTCTTATAGAGGAGTTTGGCAAAAACAGTTTTGTAGGGTATGAGAGTTTAACAAGTGAGAGCAAAGTAGTTGCTCTGCTAAATGACTCATTTGAGCGTGTTGAATCTCTAGAGCCAGAGCAGAGTGGTTGGGTAATGCTTGATACTACTCCTTTTTATGCTGAAAGTGGTGGACAAGCTGGAGATGTTGGAGTATTGCAAAGCATAGATACTTGCGAAACAGTTGCTGAAGTTCTTGATACAAAAAAATTCTTTGATTTAAATCTTTCTAAAATCAAAGCAGTTACAAAAGTTTGCGAAAAAGATCTTGTTAAAGCTGTTGTAGATACATCACGCCACGAGATAGCAAAACATCATAGTGCAACTCACTTGCTTCACAGTGCATTGAGAGAGATTTTGGGAGATCACGTAAGTCAAGCCGGTTCACTTGTAGAGGCTGATCGTTTGCGCTTTGACTTTAGCCATCCAAAAGCTTTGAGTGCTGAAGAGATTGCTTCTGTTGAGAAGTGGGTAAATGACAGAGTTGAACGTGGCATTGATGGTGAAACAGAAGAGATGGATATAGAGTCAGCCAAGGCAAAAGGCGCAATGGCTCTCTTTGGAGAGAAGTATGGCGACAAGGTGCGTGTAGTAAGCTTTGGCGACAGTAGTATTGAGCTTTGTGGTGGAACGCACGTACGTAATACTGCTGAAATTGGAATGTTTCTTATCACAAAAGAGAGTGGTGTTAGTGCCGGTGTTCGTCGAATTGAGGCAGTGTGTGGTCATTCAGCGTATGAAGTTGTTAAAAATATGCGTGGCACACTTGCAAAAGTAGAGAGTGAGCTTAAAGCTAAAGATCCTATTCTTGGCATTGAAAAGCTTAAATCTCAAATTAAACAGTTAAAACAGGAGTTAGTTGAAGCTCAAAAGAGTAAAAAAAGCGATGTAAAAGCTGAAACAATAAATGGTGTTACTGTTGTAGTCGATGAGGTTGAAGGCGGTGACATTAAAGCTATGATCGATGATTTGAAAAATGCACACGACAAAGTGGCTGTAATGCTTTTCCAAAGAAAAGGTGAGAAGGTTCTAATCGCCGCTGGACAGAAAAACACATCTGTAAAAGCTGGAGCCTGGGTTAAGCAGATAGCACCAATCCTTGGCGGCGGTGGCGGCGGTCGTGACGATTTTGCTCAAGCCGGCGGGAAAGATGCTTCTAAGATTGGTGAGGCTAAAGAGAAAGCGATGGCTTATTTGAAAGAGAATTTGTAA
- the maf gene encoding septum formation inhibitor Maf, producing the protein MLLLGSSSPTRASILKNSGIAFKQVGCDFDEDTLEYTVPKDFVYHAAMGKMQACESCFGLDLPILCADTVVTAHGKILRKAKDEAEALELLKLQSGSDVAIITCMAYKSKSKMFIDLSQTVYRFAEFDETDLKNYIESGEWRGKAGACMVEGFCKPYIKSVEGLESCAMGLTVEKILRWL; encoded by the coding sequence ATGTTACTTCTTGGCTCTTCATCTCCTACTCGTGCAAGTATACTCAAAAATAGTGGTATAGCTTTTAAGCAGGTGGGGTGTGATTTTGATGAAGATACATTAGAGTATACAGTGCCTAAAGATTTTGTCTATCACGCTGCTATGGGAAAGATGCAAGCGTGTGAGAGCTGTTTTGGATTAGATTTACCAATCTTGTGTGCAGATACAGTTGTAACGGCTCACGGCAAGATTTTACGTAAAGCAAAAGATGAAGCAGAGGCGTTAGAGCTTTTAAAACTGCAAAGCGGAAGCGATGTGGCTATTATTACCTGTATGGCTTATAAATCGAAGAGTAAAATGTTTATAGACCTTTCTCAAACTGTTTATAGATTTGCAGAGTTTGATGAAACTGATCTAAAAAACTACATTGAAAGTGGTGAGTGGCGTGGTAAAGCCGGAGCCTGTATGGTTGAAGGTTTTTGTAAACCTTACATAAAAAGTGTCGAAGGCTTAGAGTCGTGTGCAATGGGTTTGACAGTTGAGAAGATTTTAAGATGGTTATAG
- a CDS encoding ferredoxin-thioredoxin reductase catalytic domain-containing protein codes for MQQIDVNSDEFQAELEKTWKFVEKVNKQFGFVQNPDSEINDGVAMGLARNKLIYGKRYCPCFMVIGETPEERKAADNRICPCKPALEKEIPEQGYCHCGIFCTPEYAQKHAKEDAAEEAAHLHSRGLSKEEAQLLLEKDQLDGDELEALIEARDLGMVKFELIDVREQMEFQMGHIKGTDELWPTSQFYDWFEKIQNKKDDYMILYCHTGSRSYQVQHIMKAQGFKHIGNLMHGIVSYNGEIVR; via the coding sequence ATGCAACAAATAGATGTGAACTCAGATGAGTTTCAAGCTGAATTGGAAAAGACTTGGAAATTTGTTGAAAAAGTAAATAAACAGTTTGGCTTTGTTCAAAATCCGGATAGTGAGATAAACGATGGTGTTGCAATGGGGCTTGCTAGAAATAAGCTTATATATGGTAAGCGATACTGCCCTTGTTTTATGGTTATAGGTGAAACACCAGAAGAGAGAAAAGCAGCAGATAACCGCATCTGTCCTTGTAAACCTGCATTAGAAAAAGAGATTCCTGAACAAGGTTACTGCCACTGTGGTATCTTCTGTACTCCAGAGTATGCACAAAAACATGCAAAAGAGGATGCTGCAGAAGAAGCTGCACATCTTCACTCAAGAGGATTAAGCAAAGAAGAGGCTCAATTACTTCTTGAAAAAGATCAATTAGATGGTGACGAGCTTGAAGCATTAATCGAAGCAAGAGATCTGGGAATGGTTAAATTTGAACTAATTGATGTTCGGGAGCAGATGGAATTTCAGATGGGTCATATTAAAGGAACTGATGAGTTATGGCCAACTTCTCAATTTTATGATTGGTTTGAAAAGATTCAAAATAAAAAAGATGATTATATGATTCTTTATTGCCATACAGGAAGCAGAAGTTATCAAGTTCAACATATAATGAAAGCTCAAGGCTTTAAACATATTGGCAACCTTATGCATGGTATTGTCTCATATAATGGAGAAATTGTAAGATAA